TTAGTTATTAGATTTATGGATTCTAAACAAAAAACTAGTTCTGGTTTTTTTTCTGATATTGTACTTAAATTTATAATTATTTTTATAGTTACATTATTTTTCAAATTTTTATGAATATTAAACACATTTAATGTGTTTTTGGTTATTAGTTTGGCTTTAATTGCCGTAATTTCAGACATTTTTGGCTATATTTTTGGTTCAATTTTTGGAAGAAAAATATTTCCTTGAAAATTTGATTTTTCTCCCAAAAAATCAATGGAAGGCTTCATTTTTTCCTTCATTTTTTCCTTAATTTTTACTTTATTAATTTTTTTAAATCTAAATTTCGGAATTCAATTGAATAATTGACTATTATTTAAAATTTTGGCAGTAATTTTTTTGCCAATTGTAGCTATTTTTGGTGACATATTTTTTTCTGTTATAAAAAGATATTTGAATATAAAGGATTTTTCACAAATTATTAAGGGGCATGGTGGAATTTTTGACCGACTTGACTCTATTAGTTTTGTTTTTTTATCATTTTCAGTAATTATTCTAACAATTTAATTTTTTCTTTTTTAAAAAGAATGAGGGTGGCTATGAATGTAAGGTTCAAAAAATTTTGTGAGTGAGTTAATTGGCAAATACCGCCAGATTGAGATGATGTTCAAATAATTCAAAACGAAAATTCAAACAAAGATAATGCCTCAAATGAATTTTCAGCAATACTAAAAAAAACTACCCTACCAAAATTTTTTGATTTATATTCATTTATTAAGTTAATTTCAACAATTAATAAAAAATCCTCAATTTCAAGTTGTAAAATTAATTTTGATTATGAAATTGAACAGAATAATTTTCATGATCATGAATTA
Above is a window of Mesomycoplasma ovipneumoniae DNA encoding:
- a CDS encoding phosphatidate cytidylyltransferase; the protein is MRAFFPNFTSKEFLYRFLSSVFIIAIIAPILFVGYYWHFWGRIISFGVLAFILFYSLYEIFVHFQSRKIFAAISASLGFLLFLLPSNFNLNQIYFSKDIEFSWSLIEFFVKEQVLDYHIFFTLPFLLVIRFMDSKQKTSSGFFSDIVLKFIIIFIVTLFFKFLWILNTFNVFLVISLALIAVISDIFGYIFGSIFGRKIFPWKFDFSPKKSMEGFIFSFIFSLIFTLLIFLNLNFGIQLNNWLLFKILAVIFLPIVAIFGDIFFSVIKRYLNIKDFSQIIKGHGGIFDRLDSISFVFLSFSVIILTI